A genomic segment from Chrysemys picta bellii isolate R12L10 chromosome 11, ASM1138683v2, whole genome shotgun sequence encodes:
- the LOC101952291 gene encoding zinc finger protein 436-like has protein sequence MGKKSYPCADCGKVFSWSSALITHQRTHTGERPYKCPACGRGFSQSSNLVRHHRTHTGERPYECSECGKSFRLNSHFLKHQRTHAKPYPCGVCQRSFHSSLALGRHQRAHAQHQCYTCADCGKRFRVRSALAQHRRTHTGERPFQCSNCGKGFSQSANLLTHQRVHTGERPFQCTECGKRFAVSSHLSTHQRNHRAERPCQCTDCGKGFANPAKLLAHQRRHTGERPFQCPECGKCFSDSSLLVKHQRIHTGERPFQCPECGKSFNRNLTLLRHRRVHTGERPYICPACGKGFSQSSHLITHQRVHTGERPYKCPTCGKAFSQNSNLIRHQRNHKHQDTL, from the coding sequence ATGGGAAAGAAATCCTATCCATGTGCAGACTGTGGGAAGGTCTTCAGCTGGAGCTCAGCCCTGATCACCCACCAGAGAACCCACACGGGTGAGAGGCCCTACAAGTGCCCTGCCTGCGGGAGAGGCTTCAGCCAGAGCTCCAACCTGGTCAGACATCACCGCACTCACACTGGGGAGCGGCCCTATGAGTGCAGtgagtgcgggaagagcttccgCCTCAACTCCCACTTCCTCAAGCATCAGCGCACCCACGCCAAGCCCTACCCTTGTGGGGTCTGCCAGAGAAGCTTCCACAGCTCCTTGGCCTTGGGCAGGCACCAGAGAGCCCACGCACAGCACCAGTGCTACACTTGTGCGGACTGCGGGAAGAGATTTCGGGTGCGCTCGGCACTGGCCCAGCACCGCAGGACGCACACAGGTGAGAGGCCCTTCCAGTGCTCCAACTGTGGGAAGGGCTTCAGCCAGAGTGCCAACCTGCTCACGCATCAGCGGGTCCACACTGGGGAGCGGCCCTTCCAGTGCACCGAGTGTGGGAAACGCTTTGCTGTCAGCTCTCACCTCAGCACTCACCAGAGGAACCATCGCGCGGAGCGGCCCTGCCAGTGCACTGACTGCGGAAAAGGCTTTGCCAACCCTGCCAAGCTACTCGCCCACCAGAGACGCCACACGGGGGAGCGGCCCTTCCAGTGCCCTGAGTGCGGGAAGTGCTTCAGTGACAGCTCCCTCCTGGTGAAACACCAGCGTATCCACACAGGGGAGCGGCCCTTCCAGTGCCccgagtgcgggaagagcttcaacCGGAACCTGACCCTACTCAGACATCGGAGAGTGCACACCGGGGAGAGGCCCTACATCTGCCCTGCCTGCGGGAAGGGCTTCAGCCAGAGCTCCCACCTCATCACTCACCAGCGAGTGCACACAGGGGAGCGGCCCTACAAATGTCCCACCTGCGGGAAGGCCTTCAGCCAGAACTCCAACCTGATCCGGCACCAGAGGAACCACAAGCACCAGGACACACTGTAA
- the LOC101952551 gene encoding zinc finger protein 239-like isoform X2, producing the protein MELEEEPSVLERENLRSTCTGHGMVRENEEESPEQVELHVMLLGGSKAQGNFCPLEQGKASESPGRSKREQRNPPAKRLGKSIQLGGGDLNDLPIPQRLHTGEGKNTCPDCGKSFRGSLGLTRHQRIHSGERPYRCLLCGKGFTVSSTLAKHRRIHTGEKPYQCLSCGKSFIQSSQLITHQRTHTGEKPYQCPECGKGFSRSSHLIIHQRFHTGEKPYECPQCGKGFSQSSNLATHQRVHTGERPYQCSQCGKGFAQSSDFTAHQRLHMGERPYRCAECGKSYTNSSALIKHQRNHTGERPYKCPECRKGFSQSSALLAHQRIHTGERPYKCPECGKGFYARSPLIAHRRTHTGETPYMCSECGKGFRKKTSLNVHQRDHPAEEQCPDQGCPQ; encoded by the exons ATGGAACTAGAGGAAGAGCCATCGGTCCTGGAAAGGGAGAACCTAAGAAGCACCTGTACAG GTCATGGGATGGTGCGTGAGAATGAGGAGGAGAGTCCTGAGCAAGTGGAACTTCATGTGATGTTACTGGGAGGATCCAAAGCGCAGGGAAATTTCTGCCCTCTTGAGCAGGGAAAAGCTTCTGAGAGTCCAGGCAGGTCCAAAAGGGAGCAAAGAAACCCTCCAGCAAAGAGACTGGGGAAATCCATCCAGCTTGGGGGAGGTGACCTCAATGACCTCCCAATCCCGCAGAGACTCCACACGGGAGAGGGAAAGAACACATGCcccgactgtgggaaaagcttccgtGGGAGCTTAGGTCTTActagacatcagagaatccactcGGGCGAGAGGCCCTACAGATGTCTTCTGTGCGGGAAAGGCTTCACCGTCAGCTCCACCCTGGCTAAGCACCGGCGCATCCACACTGGGGAGAAACCCTACCAGTGCCTCAGTTGTGGGAAGAGCTTCATCCAGAGCTCGCAGCTCATCACCCACCAGAGAACACACACGGGCGAGAAGCCCTACCAATGCCCCGAATGCGGGAAGGGCTTCAGCCGGAGCTCTCACCTCATCATCCACCAGAGGTTCCACACTGGAGAGAAGCCCTATGAATGCCCCCAATGCGGGAAGGGCTTCAGCCAGAGCTCCAACCTGGCCACGCACCAGAGAGTGCACACGGGGGAGCGGCCCTACCAGTGCTCCCAGTGTGGGAAGGGCTTTGCACAAAGCTCAGACTTCACCGCCCACCAGCGGCTGCACATGGGCGAAAGGCCCTACCGCTGTgccgagtgtgggaaaagctacaCAAACAGCTCTGCCCTCATCAAACACCAGAGGAACCACACGGGGGAGCGACCCTACAAATGCCCCGAGTGCAGGAAGGGCTTCAGCCAGAGCTCCGCTCTGCTTGCCCACCAGcggatccacacgggagagaggcCCTACAAGTGTCCTGAGTGTGGAAAGGGCTTTTATGCGCGCTCCCCCCTTATTGCACACCGGAGAACCCACACCGGCGAGACGCCCTACATGTgttcggagtgtgggaagggCTTCCGCAAGAAAACCAGCCTGAACGTGCATCAGAGAGACCACCCGGCGGAGGAACAATGCCCTGACCAGGGCTGTCCCCAGTGA
- the LOC101952551 gene encoding zinc finger protein 239-like isoform X1 produces the protein MELEEEPSVLERENLRSTCTAGHGMVRENEEESPEQVELHVMLLGGSKAQGNFCPLEQGKASESPGRSKREQRNPPAKRLGKSIQLGGGDLNDLPIPQRLHTGEGKNTCPDCGKSFRGSLGLTRHQRIHSGERPYRCLLCGKGFTVSSTLAKHRRIHTGEKPYQCLSCGKSFIQSSQLITHQRTHTGEKPYQCPECGKGFSRSSHLIIHQRFHTGEKPYECPQCGKGFSQSSNLATHQRVHTGERPYQCSQCGKGFAQSSDFTAHQRLHMGERPYRCAECGKSYTNSSALIKHQRNHTGERPYKCPECRKGFSQSSALLAHQRIHTGERPYKCPECGKGFYARSPLIAHRRTHTGETPYMCSECGKGFRKKTSLNVHQRDHPAEEQCPDQGCPQ, from the exons ATGGAACTAGAGGAAGAGCCATCGGTCCTGGAAAGGGAGAACCTAAGAAGCACCTGTACAG CAGGTCATGGGATGGTGCGTGAGAATGAGGAGGAGAGTCCTGAGCAAGTGGAACTTCATGTGATGTTACTGGGAGGATCCAAAGCGCAGGGAAATTTCTGCCCTCTTGAGCAGGGAAAAGCTTCTGAGAGTCCAGGCAGGTCCAAAAGGGAGCAAAGAAACCCTCCAGCAAAGAGACTGGGGAAATCCATCCAGCTTGGGGGAGGTGACCTCAATGACCTCCCAATCCCGCAGAGACTCCACACGGGAGAGGGAAAGAACACATGCcccgactgtgggaaaagcttccgtGGGAGCTTAGGTCTTActagacatcagagaatccactcGGGCGAGAGGCCCTACAGATGTCTTCTGTGCGGGAAAGGCTTCACCGTCAGCTCCACCCTGGCTAAGCACCGGCGCATCCACACTGGGGAGAAACCCTACCAGTGCCTCAGTTGTGGGAAGAGCTTCATCCAGAGCTCGCAGCTCATCACCCACCAGAGAACACACACGGGCGAGAAGCCCTACCAATGCCCCGAATGCGGGAAGGGCTTCAGCCGGAGCTCTCACCTCATCATCCACCAGAGGTTCCACACTGGAGAGAAGCCCTATGAATGCCCCCAATGCGGGAAGGGCTTCAGCCAGAGCTCCAACCTGGCCACGCACCAGAGAGTGCACACGGGGGAGCGGCCCTACCAGTGCTCCCAGTGTGGGAAGGGCTTTGCACAAAGCTCAGACTTCACCGCCCACCAGCGGCTGCACATGGGCGAAAGGCCCTACCGCTGTgccgagtgtgggaaaagctacaCAAACAGCTCTGCCCTCATCAAACACCAGAGGAACCACACGGGGGAGCGACCCTACAAATGCCCCGAGTGCAGGAAGGGCTTCAGCCAGAGCTCCGCTCTGCTTGCCCACCAGcggatccacacgggagagaggcCCTACAAGTGTCCTGAGTGTGGAAAGGGCTTTTATGCGCGCTCCCCCCTTATTGCACACCGGAGAACCCACACCGGCGAGACGCCCTACATGTgttcggagtgtgggaagggCTTCCGCAAGAAAACCAGCCTGAACGTGCATCAGAGAGACCACCCGGCGGAGGAACAATGCCCTGACCAGGGCTGTCCCCAGTGA